A genomic segment from Chitinophaga niabensis encodes:
- a CDS encoding helix-turn-helix domain-containing protein, translated as MQLAKYNQIPLITLQDNSLAIEGSQFMIHRANLKDIKWEGFEVPHRHDGYTIDILLKGSVTLYIDFEKHIIDAPAVIMMDPEQIRQYDLSSDAEVIGLYFTRDFLITETLGVLSCWQCVFKDNVLRLEEGQLQEVLSFARILLAEFRNDKPRKEAIIRNVLSAFIIACGRIARPESNMDLYRTETSFSGLGIQFKILVDQHFREKVQVTDYAEMLHVTPGHLNDTVKTTIGRSAKQIIDAKRIMEAKRLLFWQQHSVKQIAGELNFDDDAYFNRFFKKHTGQTPALFQKTIREKYN; from the coding sequence ATGCAGCTGGCTAAATATAATCAGATACCCTTGATCACCCTGCAGGATAACAGTCTTGCTATAGAAGGCTCTCAGTTCATGATCCACCGGGCCAACCTGAAGGATATCAAATGGGAAGGATTTGAAGTGCCACACCGGCATGACGGATATACCATAGATATCCTGCTCAAAGGCTCTGTTACATTATATATCGACTTCGAGAAACATATTATAGATGCGCCGGCCGTGATCATGATGGACCCGGAACAGATCCGCCAGTATGACCTGAGTTCGGATGCAGAAGTGATAGGGTTGTATTTTACACGCGATTTCCTGATCACGGAAACTTTAGGTGTGCTCAGCTGCTGGCAATGTGTGTTCAAGGATAATGTACTGCGCCTGGAAGAAGGCCAGCTGCAGGAAGTGCTTTCCTTTGCCCGTATCCTCCTGGCAGAGTTCAGGAATGATAAACCCAGGAAGGAGGCTATCATCAGGAATGTGCTCAGTGCTTTTATCATTGCCTGCGGGCGTATTGCCAGGCCGGAAAGTAATATGGACCTCTACCGTACCGAAACCAGTTTCAGTGGCCTGGGTATCCAGTTTAAGATCCTGGTAGATCAGCACTTCCGTGAAAAAGTACAGGTTACGGACTATGCGGAGATGCTCCACGTAACCCCCGGACATTTGAACGATACAGTAAAAACTACCATAGGCAGGAGTGCCAAGCAGATCATCGATGCTAAACGCATTATGGAAGCAAAACGGCTACTGTTCTGGCAACAGCACTCTGTAAAGCAGATTGCGGGAGAATTGAATTTCGACGACGACGCGTATTTTAACCGTTTCTTTAAAAAGCATACGGGGCAGACGCCGGCGCTCTTCCAAAAGACTATCCGTGAAAAGTACAACTAA
- the msrA gene encoding peptide-methionine (S)-S-oxide reductase MsrA, translating to MKQLKRYLLFVAMLGSSLASCAQQQTKTEKEPGDMTIDKDTKTATAIFGNGCFWCTEAIFQQLEGVLKVESGYSGGANPNPTYDEVCTGLTGHAEAARITYDPSKISYATLLEAFWGSHDPTTLNRQGNDVGTQYRSVIFYENEEQHKEAEFYKKKLQESGAFKDPIVTEITPFKAFYVAENYHQNYYNQNGSAPYCTYVIKPKLEKFKKAFKDKLKH from the coding sequence ATGAAACAGCTAAAAAGATACCTTTTGTTCGTGGCAATGCTGGGTTCCAGCCTCGCATCCTGCGCTCAGCAACAAACAAAAACCGAAAAAGAACCAGGAGATATGACCATTGATAAAGACACAAAAACCGCAACGGCCATTTTTGGAAATGGCTGTTTCTGGTGTACGGAGGCAATATTCCAGCAGTTAGAGGGGGTATTAAAGGTGGAATCCGGGTATTCCGGCGGCGCCAACCCCAACCCCACCTACGATGAAGTATGTACGGGCCTTACGGGGCATGCGGAAGCGGCCAGGATCACTTACGATCCTTCAAAGATCAGTTATGCCACCCTGCTGGAAGCATTCTGGGGAAGCCATGATCCTACTACGCTGAACCGCCAGGGGAATGATGTGGGTACGCAGTACCGCTCGGTGATCTTCTATGAGAATGAAGAACAGCATAAAGAGGCTGAATTTTACAAAAAGAAGCTGCAGGAGTCCGGCGCTTTTAAGGACCCTATTGTAACGGAGATCACGCCCTTTAAGGCGTTTTACGTGGCAGAGAACTATCACCAGAACTATTACAACCAGAACGGTTCAGCGCCATATTGTACGTATGTGATCAAACCTAAGCTGGAAAAGTTCAAGAAAGCGTTTAAGGATAAGTTGAAACACTAG
- a CDS encoding endonuclease MutS2: MKYFPESAPVQLEFDKVKVLLQEHCKTELGKQMAEELRLHTHIDYVKTALQQAHEYKQLVLIQQHFPNDHVLNLKQELRLLEIQGAVLAGEQFMQLRKLAESMNSIVRFFDTDRRVTYWGLYSLIKETHYEKKIVSQIDEVLDETGQVRDNATPELAKIRTNLFRKRTELRRVFDRILGKLQKQGYLADIEESFLNGRRVVAIFAEQKRMVKGILHGESDTRRTAFLEPEETIQLNNEVFSLERDEQREVYAILKNLTAEMARHQGLLQQYHTILGIYDFIRAKARLALDINGNYPMLVPHAQVHLVEAYHPLLLLYNRKQGKPTIPVNMTLNKDNHILVISGPNAGGKTVTLKTVGLIQLMLQAGLLVPVHPSSQLGIFRNLMIHIGDTQSLEFELSTYSSHLKNMKYFMENANGKTLFFIDELGSGSDPNLGGAFAEVIMEELARKHAFGIVTTHYLNLKIMAGKVKGIVNAAMGFDEENLLPMYKLLIGKPGSSYTFSIAQRIGMDPALINRARKLVDDGHFRLDKLLNKAEQDLQKVESKEKELQKLLKENERLKKEYEILSDKERVQQQYTLLKLQNKIREEEIIYLKDMERKLKQIVFEWKRTDDKAKVIKQAEALLFRKKEKSINEKLQKKVQDKFVELAGEIKVGDRVKIRTNNQVGKVTELRNKSAIVQIGNIPINVKMSDLVLVQERQKVE; encoded by the coding sequence GTGAAATATTTTCCAGAATCGGCGCCGGTGCAGTTGGAATTTGACAAGGTAAAGGTTTTGTTGCAGGAGCATTGTAAAACGGAGCTGGGCAAGCAAATGGCCGAAGAACTGCGCCTGCATACACATATCGACTACGTAAAGACTGCGCTTCAACAGGCGCATGAGTATAAGCAATTGGTGCTGATCCAACAGCACTTCCCCAACGATCACGTCCTCAACCTGAAGCAGGAATTACGCCTGCTGGAAATCCAGGGGGCCGTGCTTGCCGGGGAGCAATTCATGCAACTCCGCAAACTGGCGGAAAGTATGAACAGTATCGTCCGTTTCTTTGATACAGACAGGAGAGTGACATATTGGGGGCTGTACAGCCTGATCAAAGAAACCCATTACGAAAAGAAGATCGTTTCGCAGATAGATGAAGTGCTGGATGAAACCGGGCAGGTGCGCGACAATGCAACACCTGAGCTGGCAAAGATCCGGACAAACCTGTTCCGTAAAAGAACAGAGCTCCGGAGGGTGTTCGACAGGATCCTGGGCAAACTGCAGAAACAGGGCTACCTGGCTGATATCGAAGAGAGTTTCCTCAACGGACGCAGGGTAGTGGCCATCTTTGCAGAACAGAAACGAATGGTGAAAGGGATCCTGCACGGGGAATCAGATACCCGCCGCACGGCTTTCCTGGAACCGGAAGAAACCATTCAGCTGAACAATGAGGTCTTTTCCCTGGAAAGGGATGAACAGAGAGAAGTCTATGCCATCCTCAAGAACCTCACGGCAGAAATGGCCAGACACCAGGGCTTATTGCAGCAATATCATACCATCCTTGGGATCTATGATTTTATACGTGCAAAAGCCCGCCTGGCACTGGATATCAACGGAAACTACCCCATGCTCGTGCCACACGCGCAGGTGCACCTGGTAGAGGCCTATCATCCCTTGCTGCTATTGTATAACCGCAAACAGGGAAAGCCCACCATCCCCGTGAACATGACGCTGAACAAGGATAACCACATCCTGGTGATCAGCGGCCCTAACGCAGGAGGGAAAACGGTGACGCTCAAAACTGTAGGGCTCATTCAGCTGATGCTGCAGGCAGGATTATTAGTACCGGTTCACCCCAGCAGCCAGCTGGGCATCTTCCGGAACCTGATGATCCACATCGGGGACACCCAGAGCCTGGAATTTGAACTGAGCACCTATAGTTCACACCTGAAGAATATGAAATACTTCATGGAGAACGCCAATGGTAAAACATTGTTCTTCATTGATGAATTGGGCAGCGGCTCCGATCCTAACCTGGGCGGAGCATTTGCAGAAGTGATCATGGAAGAGCTGGCAAGGAAACATGCCTTTGGCATCGTTACCACCCACTACCTCAACCTGAAGATCATGGCCGGTAAAGTGAAAGGAATTGTGAATGCCGCCATGGGATTTGATGAAGAGAACCTGCTCCCCATGTATAAACTGCTTATCGGAAAACCCGGCAGCTCTTATACATTCTCCATCGCCCAGCGCATAGGCATGGATCCCGCCCTCATCAACAGGGCCCGCAAATTAGTAGACGACGGACACTTCCGCTTAGATAAATTACTGAATAAAGCAGAACAGGACCTGCAGAAAGTAGAAAGCAAAGAAAAAGAACTGCAAAAACTACTCAAAGAGAACGAAAGACTTAAGAAAGAATACGAAATACTGTCTGACAAAGAACGCGTGCAGCAGCAATACACCCTGCTGAAGCTGCAGAACAAGATCAGGGAAGAAGAGATCATCTACCTGAAAGACATGGAACGCAAACTGAAGCAGATCGTATTTGAATGGAAGCGCACAGATGATAAGGCGAAAGTGATCAAACAGGCAGAGGCGCTTCTTTTCCGTAAAAAAGAAAAGTCCATCAACGAGAAATTACAGAAAAAGGTACAGGATAAATTCGTAGAACTGGCGGGAGAGATCAAAGTAGGGGACCGGGTGAAGATCCGGACGAATAACCAGGTAGGAAAAGTAACAGAACTAAGGAATAAGAGTGCAATCGTACAGATCGGGAATATCCCGATCAATGTTAAAATGAGCGACCTTGTATTAGTACAGGAACGCCAGAAAGTTGAATAA
- a CDS encoding efflux RND transporter periplasmic adaptor subunit, whose product MKSLLFSFNRKLIAGALASIAFAILLYGCSSSTGNAETPPQAQPLPVITLQSMPATTFREYTAALEGKVNVEIRAQVDGYLEKIYVDEGAYVKQGQPLFKINDRPYQEQLSNNSAALQAAKANQEKAALEVEKLTPLVQNNVVSDVQLKTAQATLAGAKAAVAQAQAQVGNANINVGFTVITAPVSGYVGRIPFKAGSLVGRGELQPLTVLSDVKDLYAYFSMSEIDFLQFKEEVPGATIQEKIKQLPQVELVLADNSIYESKGKIETVEGQFDKTMGAISFRATFPNAGGVLRSGSTGKVRIPRQHSNALVVPAEATFELQDKVFVFAVGDSNKVVSKLITISGKSGGYLFVEEGVKAGERIVYTGLDRLRDGAVIAPQPITIDSLLKAKPL is encoded by the coding sequence ATGAAATCGTTATTATTTTCTTTCAACAGAAAGCTGATAGCAGGCGCATTAGCAAGTATCGCCTTTGCTATTCTATTATATGGATGCAGCTCTTCTACCGGTAATGCAGAAACGCCTCCGCAGGCGCAGCCATTGCCTGTAATTACCCTGCAATCCATGCCAGCCACTACTTTCCGTGAATACACCGCCGCGCTGGAAGGCAAGGTGAATGTAGAGATCCGGGCGCAGGTAGATGGTTACCTGGAAAAGATCTACGTAGATGAAGGCGCTTATGTAAAACAAGGCCAGCCTTTATTTAAGATCAACGACCGTCCTTACCAGGAACAGTTGAGCAATAACAGCGCAGCCCTGCAAGCCGCCAAGGCTAACCAGGAAAAAGCAGCGCTGGAAGTTGAAAAGCTCACACCCCTTGTACAGAACAACGTAGTGAGTGATGTGCAGCTGAAAACAGCACAGGCTACCTTAGCAGGAGCTAAAGCTGCAGTAGCACAGGCACAAGCCCAGGTAGGTAATGCTAATATCAATGTTGGCTTTACCGTGATCACTGCACCCGTGAGCGGTTATGTAGGCCGTATACCCTTTAAAGCAGGTAGCCTCGTAGGAAGAGGAGAGTTGCAGCCTTTAACCGTGTTAAGCGATGTTAAAGACCTGTACGCTTATTTCTCCATGAGTGAAATAGACTTCCTGCAATTTAAAGAGGAGGTACCCGGCGCCACCATCCAGGAAAAGATCAAACAACTTCCGCAGGTGGAACTGGTATTGGCAGACAACAGTATTTACGAATCGAAAGGTAAGATAGAAACCGTAGAAGGACAGTTTGATAAAACCATGGGTGCTATCAGCTTCCGCGCTACCTTCCCGAATGCAGGAGGTGTACTTCGTTCCGGCTCAACCGGTAAAGTACGCATCCCCAGGCAGCATAGCAATGCCCTGGTAGTACCTGCCGAAGCTACTTTCGAATTGCAGGATAAAGTGTTTGTGTTTGCAGTAGGCGACAGTAATAAAGTAGTCAGCAAACTGATCACTATCTCCGGTAAAAGTGGTGGATACCTGTTTGTGGAAGAAGGAGTGAAAGCAGGCGAACGTATTGTATACACCGGCCTGGACCGCCTCCGTGATGGCGCCGTAATAGCACCGCAACCTATTACGATCGATAGTTTACTGAAAGCGAAACCACTCTGA